In one Leptospiraceae bacterium genomic region, the following are encoded:
- a CDS encoding DUF302 domain-containing protein — protein MSYYFQKTIQADLDTAIKQVTEALKLEGFGVLTEIDVQTTLKKKLDVDFRPYRILGACNPNFAYKALQSEENIGTMLPCNVIVQVKKEGEVQISAIDPIASMQAVQNEALGSIAGEVQAKLRKVIDSL, from the coding sequence ATGTCCTATTATTTTCAGAAAACAATACAGGCAGACTTAGACACTGCCATCAAGCAAGTAACAGAAGCTTTAAAACTGGAAGGATTTGGAGTTTTAACAGAAATTGATGTACAGACAACTCTTAAAAAGAAGCTGGATGTTGATTTTAGACCCTATAGAATTTTAGGAGCCTGCAATCCAAACTTTGCTTATAAAGCTTTACAATCGGAAGAAAATATTGGAACCATGCTTCCCTGTAATGTGATTGTTCAGGTAAAGAAGGAGGGAGAGGTTCAGATATCGGCGATTGATCCCATTGCTTCTATGCAGGCGGTTCAAAACGAAGCCCTGGGTTCAATCGCAGGGGAAGTTCAAGCTAAACTTAGAAAAGTAATCGATAGTCTTTAG
- a CDS encoding VOC family protein, producing the protein MRPFKIIGIQQVAIGGLEKDKLSKFWVDIMGLKKVGHFRSESENVDEDIVQIGESPYAVEVDLMMPIDPNKSPKVHEPKLNHIGLWVDDLQKAYEWLNEQKVRFTPGGIRKGAAGHDVCFIHPKGSVDLPFSGEGVLIELIQAPPEVIKALG; encoded by the coding sequence ATGAGACCTTTTAAGATTATTGGAATACAACAGGTGGCAATTGGTGGCCTTGAAAAAGATAAGCTCAGTAAATTCTGGGTAGATATTATGGGCTTAAAAAAAGTAGGACATTTCCGCAGTGAATCGGAAAACGTGGATGAAGACATCGTTCAAATAGGCGAATCACCTTACGCTGTTGAGGTGGATCTGATGATGCCAATCGATCCGAATAAGAGTCCGAAGGTTCATGAACCCAAGCTAAATCATATTGGACTCTGGGTAGATGACTTACAAAAAGCCTATGAATGGCTAAACGAGCAAAAAGTAAGGTTTACACCAGGCGGAATCCGAAAAGGGGCTGCCGGACACGATGTATGCTTTATCCATCCGAAAGGAAGTGTTGACCTTCCCTTCAGCGGAGAAGGTGTTTTAATCGAGCTGATTCAGGCTCCGCCCGAAGTAATTAAAGCACTCGGCTAA
- a CDS encoding STAS domain-containing protein: MEDFLELKDVSIIRINGEIDLYSVQFLNQKFYEEVEHFKDRNTLIFDLKNVTRIDSSGIAFFLKAQKRLQESGQRLFFINASHRLKGIFRWTLNYDSLNFCDSVEELINLIFER; this comes from the coding sequence ATGGAAGATTTCCTCGAATTAAAGGATGTTTCTATTATCCGTATTAATGGGGAAATCGACCTTTATTCTGTTCAGTTTCTAAACCAGAAGTTTTATGAAGAAGTAGAACATTTTAAAGACAGGAATACTCTAATATTCGATTTAAAAAATGTTACAAGGATAGATTCTTCAGGCATAGCTTTTTTTTTAAAAGCGCAGAAACGATTACAGGAATCAGGGCAAAGGTTATTTTTCATAAATGCCAGCCACCGTTTAAAAGGAATCTTCCGCTGGACTTTGAACTATGATTCCCTGAATTTTTGTGACTCAGTTGAAGAGCTGATAAATTTGATTTTTGAAAGATAA
- a CDS encoding single-stranded DNA-binding protein has translation MKNFATAMLDGHLTSDPELRKTVNGKAVSFFSIAVNHGFKNADGKEEVSYFDIEAWGKMGENCKQYLSKGRKVTIQGELKQDRWITPDGTNRQKVKIVASSVRFDSMPHNGEKNKAA, from the coding sequence ATGAAAAATTTCGCAACAGCCATGCTGGATGGTCACCTTACCTCCGACCCGGAGCTTAGAAAAACAGTAAACGGAAAGGCGGTTTCTTTCTTTTCTATCGCCGTGAACCATGGGTTTAAAAATGCAGACGGAAAAGAGGAAGTTTCCTACTTTGATATCGAAGCCTGGGGAAAAATGGGAGAGAATTGTAAACAATACCTCTCAAAAGGCAGGAAAGTCACCATACAGGGGGAATTAAAACAGGACAGGTGGATTACACCGGATGGTACGAATCGGCAGAAAGTAAAAATCGTAGCCAGTTCGGTGCGTTTTGATTCCATGCCTCACAATGGAGAGAAGAACAAAGCAGCTTGA